The proteins below are encoded in one region of Juglans microcarpa x Juglans regia isolate MS1-56 chromosome 4D, Jm3101_v1.0, whole genome shotgun sequence:
- the LOC121261140 gene encoding uncharacterized protein LOC121261140 yields the protein MAPHRENPIGSHYKRENVSKPPPKLSMESLQRTISDISLELSKEDIDAHLPPISEVEEAQCECCGMSEECTPEYINCVREKFSGKLICGLCAVAVSEEMEKNEVKREEALNKHMTACVRFNKIGRSYPVLYQAEAMKEILKKSPRSNRAKSQSPRDKVVDLKKGGLARSSSCIPAITREIVDQSVAND from the coding sequence ATGGCTCCACACAGAGAAAATCCCATCGGGTCCCACTACAAGAGGGAAAACGTTAGTAAGCCACCACCAAAGCTTTCAATGGAAAGTCTCCAAAGAACAATATCCGACATCTCATTGGAGCTAAGCAAAGAAGACATCGACGCACACCTCCCACCCATATCGGAGGTAGAGGAGGCTCAGTGCGAGTGCTGTGGCATGTCGGAAGAGTGCACCCCGGAATACATAAATTGCGTGCGTGAAAAGTTCTCGGGGAAGTTAATCTGTGGGCTGTGCGCTGTGGCTGTGAGTGAAGAGATGGAGAAGAATGAAGTGAAAAGAGAGGAGGCTTTGAATAAGCACATGACTGCGTGTGTCAGGTTCAACAAGATTGGAAGGTCATATCCTGTGTTGTACCAAGCTGAGGCCATGAAAGAGATTTTGAAGAAGAGCCCGAGATCAAACAGAGCCAAGTCTCAGAGTCCAAGAGATAAGGTGGTTGATCTAAAGAAGGGTGGACTTGCAAGGAGCTCGAGTTGTATTCCGGCGATCACGAGGGAGATTGTCGACCAGTCGGTGGCCAATGACTGA
- the LOC121260301 gene encoding uncharacterized protein LOC121260301, whose translation MHGLVTSLSLYLTLQNEQIRLRKVVSDISVEIEKNSKELETIAIVNDVEQAECKCCGLKEDCTPAYIVEVEESYSGNWVCGLCSEAVKERLIRTPKTSTGDAVASHREFFQKFNNTARLNPKLSLACILRDIAKRSCENRSSKNSSMTKLGRSTSCFPNIDLTN comes from the coding sequence ATGCATGGCCTggttacctctctctctctctatcttacTCTCCAGAATGAACAGATCAGGCTGCGAAAGGTGGTCTCCGACATATCTGTGGAGATAGAAAAAAATAGCAAGGAATTAGAGACCATTGCCATAGTCAATGACGTCGAGCAAGCTGAATGCAAATGCTGTGGCCTCAAAGAGGACTGCACCCCGGCCTACATCGTAGAAGTTGAAGAATCTTATTCAGGAAATTGGGTATGCGGCCTTTGTTCCGAAGCTGTAAAAGAAAGGCTAATTCGAACTCCAAAAACATCCACTGGAGATGCGGTTGCCTCTCACAGGGAGTTTTTCCAGAAATTCAACAATACAGCCAGGCTCAACCCGAAGCTCTCATTGGCATGCATACTGAGAGATATAGCGAAAAGAAGTTGTGAAAACAGGAGCTCCAAGAACTCGTCAATGACAAAGTTAGGCCGAAGCACGAGCTGTTTTCCAAATATTGATCTTAcaaactaa
- the LOC121261141 gene encoding leucine-rich repeat receptor-like serine/threonine-protein kinase SKM1, whose product MAKKGAETCSRTLSMFMLLFLFLINLPALYGEELESLLPFRASIKDPLGFLSNWSSSTSFCNWHGITCGNPPHVKKIELSGKNISGKISVSIFQLQYVEIIDLSDNQLSGEIPRNLFSCPSLLYLNLSNNNLSGPLPSISISRLETLDLSNNMLSGKIPDNIGLLWSLKFLDLGGNILVGKIPNSISNLTVLKVFTLASNQLVGQIPGEIGRMKNLKWIYLGYNNLSGEIPKEIGDLTSLNHLDLVYNDLSGQIPSSLGNLINLQYLFLYKNKLTGPIPRSLFNLKKLVSLDLSDNSLSGEIPELISELQNLEILHLFSNNLTGKIPAALASLPRLQVLQLWSNKLSGKIPEDLGRRNNLTIVDLSSNFLVGKIPKSLCNSGRLFKLILFSNSLQGEIPQSLSSCISLRRVRIQNNRLSGDLSPEFTKLPLVYFLDVSGNNLSGRIDGQKWDMPSLEMLSLAKNKIFGELPGSFGSGKLQNLDLSENQFSGNIPKSFGRLSDLMLLQLSENKLSGNIPEELSSCKKLVSLDLSHNHLSGNIPINLAELPALGQLDLSANHLSGEIPPNLGRMESLGEVNISHNHFHGRLPSTGAFLYINASAVAGNDLCGGDASSGLPPCKNLKSRMWWYVLTCFLVVLAMFTLAALVILFIQRRKELELKRVENEDGILWEMQFFDSRASKSITIDDILSSAKQENVIMREAGKERSYRGKSFMISNMQFVVKEMNDANSIPPSFWSVIAEFGRLRHPNIIRLIGVCRSTENGVFLVYGNAEGKILSEILGNLSWERRRKIAIGIAKALHFLHGYCSPSVLVGIISLEKVVVDGKDEARLSLDLPGRLASTDNKCLIIPSDCVAPEARQSKDISEQSDIYGFGLFLIELLTGKSPADTEFGMHENIVEWARYCYSDCHLDVWIDRMIREDATSDHNQNEIVETMNLALHCTATDPMARPCASEVLKILQSVLISSSSCVSVLKFSSTNY is encoded by the exons ATGGCCAAGAAAGGAGCTGAAACATGTTCACGGACATTgtccatgttcatgttattGTTCTTATTCCTCATAAATCTCCCCGCGTTGTATGGTGAGGAATTAGAGTCTCTCTTGCCGTTCAGAGCTTCGATCAAAGACCCCTTAGGCTTTCTTTCCAACTGGAGCTCCTCTACCAGCTTTTGCAATTGGCACGGCATAACCTGTGGCAACCCTCCCCACGTTAAAAAAATTGAGCTCTCCGGGAAGAACATCTCTGGGAAAATTTCTGTCTCAATTTTCCAGTTGCAGTATGTCGAAATTATTGACCTCTCCGACAATCAGCTCTCGGGCGAAATTCCTCGTAATTTATTTTCTTGCCCTTCTCTTCTTTATCTCAATCTTAGTAACAACAATCTATCAGGTCCATTGCCCAGCATTTCCATTTCCCGCCTCGAAACATTAGATCTCTCCAACAACATGCTCTCGGGTAAAATTCCAGACAACATCGGATTGCTTTGGAGCCTAAAATTTCTTGATCTGGGTGGAAATATTTTGGTGGGTAAAATCCCAAATTCCATATCAAACCTGACAGTTTTGAAAGTCTTTACTTTGGCTTCTAACCAGCTGGTTGGTCAAATCCCTGGAGAAATAGGCCGAATGAAGAACTTGAAATGGATTTACCTAGGCTACAACAATCTTTCGGGTGAAATTCCAAAAGAGATCGGAGACCTGACTTCTCTAAATCATCTTGATCTTGTCTACAACGATCTAAGTGGACAAATTCCATCATCTCTCGGGAACCTCATCAATCTTCAGTATCTCTTCCTCTACAAGAACAAGCTCACGGGTCCTATTCCAAGATCACTTTTCAATCTCAAAAAGCTTGTTTCGCTTGATCTTAGCGATAACTCTCTTTCGGGTGAGATCCCGGAACTCATAAGTGAGTTGCAAAACTTGGAGATTCTTCATCTTTTCTCCAATAACTTGACCGGAAAGATTCCTGCTGCTTTAGCTTCTCTGCCTCGGCTTCAAGTCCTCCAATTATGGTCGAATAAGTTATCTGGCAAGATCCCAGAAGACCTTGGAAGGCGAAACAATCTCACTATAGTCGACCTTTCCAGCAATTTTCTCGTCGGAAAAATACCAAAAAGCTTGTGCAACTCGGGTCGACTTTTTAAGCTCATCCTCTTCTCTAATTCTCTCCAAGGCGAAATTCCCCAGAGTTTGAGTTCTTGCATAAGCTTACGACGAGTACGTATCCAAAACAATCGTCTCTCCGGGGATTTATCGCCCGAGTTCACAAAACTGCCGCTAGTATACTTCTTGGATGTGTCAGGCAACAATCTTTCTGGCAGAATCGATGGGCAAAAGTGGGATATGCCATCACTGGAAATGCTGAGTTTGGCGAAAAACAAAATTTTCGGGGAGTTGCCGGGCTCATTTGGCAGTGGCAAGCTTCAGAACTTGGACTTATCGGAAAATCAGTTTTCAGGGAATATCCCCAAGAGCTTTGGGAGATTATCAGATCTAATGCTGTTGCAGCTAAGCGAAAACAAGCTCTCTGGTAATATTCCAGAAGAATTGTCATCGTGCAAGAAGCTTGTGAGTTTAGACCTCAGCCACAACCACCTCAGTGGAAATATACCAATCAATCTCGCTGAACTGCCAGCTCTCGGTCAGCTTGATTTATCTGCAAACCACTTGTCAGGAGAAATTCCACCAAATTTAGGAAGAATGGAATCCCTCGGAGAAGTGAATATCTCCCATAATCATTTCCATGGGAGATTACCGTCCACTGGGGCATTTCTTTACATAAATGCCAGCGCCGTTGCAGGCAACGATCTTTGCGGCGGCGATGCTTCGAGCGGTTTGCCGCCATGCAAAAACCTAAAAAGTCGCATGTGGTGGTATGTTCTCACTTGCTTTTTGGTTGTGTTAGCAATGTTTACTCTTGCTGCTCTTGTCATCCTTTTCATTCAGCGACGAAAGGAATTGGAGCTGAAAAGAGTGGAAAACGAAGATGGAATATTGTGGGAAATGCAATTCTTTGATTCCAGGGCTTCAAAATCCATAACAATCGATGATATATTATCATCGGCGAAACAAGAAAATGTAATCATGAGAGAGGCCGGAAAAGAGAGATCCTACAGGGGGAAGTCTTTCATGATCAGCAACATGCAGTTCGTCGTGAAGGAAATGAATGATGCAAATTCAATCCCGCCGAGTTTCTGGTCTGTCATCGCCGAATTTGGTAGGCTTCGGCATCCAAACATCATTAGGTTGATCGGAGTATGCCGGTCGACCGAAAATGGAGTATTTTTAGTTTACGGGAATGCGGAAGGGAAAATTTTGAGTGAAATTCTTGGAAACTTGAGTTGGGAGAGGCGACGTAAAATTGCCATTGGCATTGCGAAAGCACTGCACTTTTTGCATGGCTACTGTTCGCCGAGTGTTCTGGTTGGTATCATATCGCTAGAGAAAGTTGTGGTTGACGGAAAAGATGAGGCTCGCCTCAGTTTGGACCTTCCTGGCCGGTTGGCTTCTACGGACAACAAGTGCTTGATCATACCTTCAGACTGCGTTGCCCCAG AAGCCAGACAAAGCAAAGACATCTCAGAGCAGAGTGATATCTATGGATTTGGTCTCTTCTTGATCGAATTGCTGACAGGAAAAAGCCCTGCCGACACGGAATTTGGCATGCACGAAAACATCGTGGAGTGGGCTCGTTATTGCTACTCAGACTGTCATCTTGATGTGTGGATTGATAGGATGATTAGGGAAGATGCAACATCTGATCATAATCAGAACGAGATCGTTGAAACCATGAACCTAGCCCTCCACTGCACCGCCACTGACCCCATGGCTAGACCATGCGCAAGCGAGGTCTTGAAAATCCTCCAGTCTGTGCTGATCAGTTCAAGTTCTTGCGTTTCAGTCCTAAAGTTTTCCTCAActaattattag